From one Nonomuraea polychroma genomic stretch:
- a CDS encoding GntR family transcriptional regulator: MLLTLDLNDVRPLHEQVAGAIRRAIGDGSYAPGDRLPPARDLAQALGINPNTVLRALRDLRDEGLLEFRRGRGVSVAGHADGRALLVQQARELLEEARRHGYGRDDLIAILEELP, encoded by the coding sequence ATGCTGCTGACGCTCGATCTCAACGACGTGCGCCCCCTGCACGAGCAGGTGGCCGGCGCGATCCGGCGCGCGATAGGGGATGGCTCCTATGCGCCGGGTGACCGCCTGCCGCCCGCCCGCGACCTGGCCCAGGCGCTCGGCATCAACCCCAACACCGTGCTGCGGGCGCTGCGCGACCTGCGGGACGAAGGGCTCCTGGAGTTCCGGCGCGGGCGCGGCGTCAGCGTCGCCGGCCACGCCGACGGCCGCGCCCTGCTCGTGCAGCAGGCGCGCGAGCTGCTGGAAGAGGCCAGGAGACACGGATACGGCCGCGACGACCTCATCGCCATCTTGGAGGAGCTTCCATGA
- the lpdA gene encoding dihydrolipoyl dehydrogenase, translated as MAYDIVVLGGGSGGYACALRAAELGKSVALIEKDKIGGTCLHRGCIPTKALLHSAEVADETRESEAYGVKARFDGIDVQGVHAFKDKIVTRAWKGVQGLLKSAGVTIVEGEGRLVGANRIQVGQDVYEGRNIVLATGSAPKSLPGLEIDGERVITSEHTLKMDRVPTSVIVLGGGVIGVELASVYRSFGAEVTIVEALPHLLPTEEESSSKLLERAFRRRGIKYELGVFFDSAKTTETGVVVTLASGKTLDAELLLVAVGRGAVSSGMGFEEQGIAIERGAVVVDEHCRTSVPGVYAIGDLIPTLQLAHAGFAEGIMVAEHIAGLNPPPIDYAGVPRITYSDPEVASVGITSKQAAERGIEIVEQVYDLAGNPKSQILGTSGAVKVIAQKDGPVVGVHMVGRRIGELVTEGQLIYNWEALPAEVAQLIHAHPTQSEAMGEAMLALAGKPLHVHN; from the coding sequence GTGGCCTATGACATCGTCGTCCTAGGGGGCGGCAGCGGCGGTTACGCCTGCGCGCTTCGGGCGGCTGAGCTGGGCAAGTCGGTCGCTCTGATCGAAAAGGACAAGATCGGCGGCACCTGCCTCCACAGGGGATGCATCCCCACGAAGGCTCTGCTGCACTCGGCCGAGGTCGCGGACGAGACCCGCGAGAGCGAGGCGTACGGCGTCAAGGCCCGCTTCGACGGCATCGACGTGCAGGGCGTGCACGCGTTCAAGGACAAGATCGTCACGCGGGCCTGGAAGGGCGTGCAGGGCCTGCTGAAGTCCGCCGGCGTGACGATCGTCGAAGGCGAGGGCCGGCTGGTCGGCGCCAACAGGATCCAGGTGGGCCAGGACGTCTACGAGGGCCGCAACATCGTGCTGGCCACCGGCTCGGCGCCCAAGTCGCTGCCCGGCCTGGAGATCGACGGCGAGCGCGTCATCACCAGCGAGCACACGCTGAAGATGGACCGCGTGCCCACCTCGGTGATCGTGCTGGGCGGCGGCGTGATCGGCGTCGAGCTGGCCAGCGTCTACCGCTCGTTCGGCGCCGAGGTCACGATCGTCGAGGCGCTGCCGCACTTGCTTCCGACCGAGGAGGAGTCCAGCTCCAAGCTGCTGGAGCGGGCCTTCCGCCGCCGCGGCATCAAATACGAGCTGGGCGTCTTCTTCGACAGCGCCAAGACCACCGAGACGGGCGTCGTCGTCACGCTCGCCAGCGGCAAGACCCTCGACGCCGAGCTGCTGCTGGTCGCCGTCGGCCGCGGCGCGGTCTCCTCGGGCATGGGCTTCGAGGAGCAGGGCATCGCCATCGAGCGCGGCGCCGTCGTGGTCGACGAGCACTGCCGCACCTCCGTGCCGGGCGTCTACGCCATCGGCGACCTGATCCCGACCCTGCAGCTGGCCCACGCCGGCTTCGCCGAGGGGATCATGGTGGCCGAGCACATCGCCGGACTCAACCCGCCGCCCATCGACTACGCGGGCGTGCCACGCATCACCTACTCCGACCCCGAGGTCGCCTCGGTGGGGATCACCTCGAAGCAGGCGGCCGAGCGCGGCATCGAGATCGTCGAGCAGGTCTACGACCTCGCCGGAAACCCCAAGAGCCAGATCCTCGGCACCTCGGGCGCGGTGAAGGTCATCGCCCAGAAGGACGGGCCCGTCGTCGGTGTCCACATGGTGGGCCGCCGCATCGGCGAGCTCGTCACCGAGGGCCAGCTGATCTACAACTGGGAGGCGCTGCCCGCAGAGGTCGCCCAGCTCATCCACGCACACCCGACCCAGTCCGAGGCCATGGGTGAGGCGATGCTGGCCCTGGCCGGCAAGCCGTTGCACGTACACAACTAG
- a CDS encoding TIGR01777 family oxidoreductase yields MAIIVTGASGLLGTALVAALRAEGRDVVRLVRREPRSPDEAYWQPAEQAIDLAALDGAEAVVHLAGASIGDKRWSAAYKRELVSSRVQGTRVLVDALRRLSEPPEVLLSASGVDFYGDTGDREIDEGQGKGTGFLADLCEQWEAEARRAEEAGIRTVQARSGLVLSRRGGALGRMLPIFKMGLGAPLGSGKQYWSWISLHDWVEAARHVLTNRDVSGPVNFTSPSPVTNAAFTRAVAKALGRSMMPLPVPSFALSIGLGEFARAGLLPSHRVLPCKLVDNGYSFAHTSLDEALSAVL; encoded by the coding sequence ATGGCGATCATCGTGACCGGAGCGTCGGGGTTGCTCGGCACGGCGCTGGTGGCGGCGCTGCGGGCGGAGGGACGTGACGTCGTCAGGCTGGTGCGCCGGGAGCCCAGGAGCCCGGACGAGGCCTACTGGCAGCCCGCCGAGCAGGCGATCGATCTGGCCGCGCTGGACGGCGCGGAGGCCGTCGTGCATCTGGCCGGGGCGTCGATCGGCGACAAGCGGTGGAGCGCGGCGTACAAGCGTGAGCTCGTCAGCAGCCGCGTGCAGGGCACCAGGGTGCTGGTGGACGCGCTGCGCCGGCTGTCCGAGCCGCCCGAGGTGCTCCTGTCCGCCTCCGGAGTGGACTTCTACGGCGACACCGGGGACCGGGAGATCGACGAGGGCCAGGGCAAGGGCACGGGGTTCCTGGCGGATCTGTGCGAGCAGTGGGAGGCCGAGGCGCGGCGTGCCGAGGAGGCGGGCATCAGAACCGTGCAGGCACGCAGCGGGCTGGTGCTCAGCCGGCGGGGCGGAGCGCTGGGCCGGATGCTGCCGATCTTCAAGATGGGGCTGGGAGCGCCGCTGGGGTCGGGCAAGCAATACTGGTCGTGGATCTCCCTGCACGACTGGGTCGAGGCCGCACGACATGTCCTGACAAATCGGGACGTGTCCGGGCCGGTCAATTTCACCTCACCCTCGCCCGTCACCAACGCCGCGTTCACCCGTGCGGTGGCAAAAGCCCTGGGCAGGAGCATGATGCCGCTGCCCGTCCCGTCGTTCGCGCTGTCCATCGGGCTGGGCGAGTTCGCGCGCGCGGGCCTGCTGCCCAGCCACCGCGTGCTGCCATGCAAACTGGTCGACAACGGCTACAGCTTCGCCCATACCAGCCTCGACGAGGCGCTGAGCGCCGTACTCTAG
- a CDS encoding peptidase E — protein MIRSGQSHILAIGGGSFRPSPRYSFMEASSLLRYGLDLTGQDRPKLGLLATATGDAADWLLKMYGAFAGWDVEVSHLTVFPMPNVPDPKAWILEQDMIYVSGGSVANLMALWRLHGLDEAFEEAWRAGVVLTGQSAGALCWHVGGNTDSFGPELRPWSDGLALLPYSCGVHYDSDPQRRALLQESVAAGELPGGYAADEGVGLHYVGTEFIQAVSVEPGGAAYRLEHDGDGGVKEFRIEPRLLTP, from the coding sequence ATGATCCGGTCAGGACAGTCGCACATCCTCGCGATCGGAGGCGGCTCCTTCCGGCCGAGCCCGCGCTACAGCTTCATGGAGGCGAGCAGCCTCCTGCGCTATGGGCTCGACCTGACCGGCCAGGACCGCCCGAAGCTCGGCCTGCTCGCCACCGCCACGGGGGACGCGGCGGACTGGCTGCTGAAGATGTACGGCGCGTTCGCGGGCTGGGACGTCGAGGTGAGCCATCTGACGGTGTTCCCGATGCCCAACGTCCCCGATCCCAAGGCGTGGATCCTTGAGCAGGACATGATCTACGTGAGCGGCGGCAGCGTGGCCAACCTCATGGCGTTGTGGCGGCTGCACGGACTGGACGAGGCGTTCGAGGAGGCGTGGCGGGCCGGGGTCGTGCTCACGGGGCAGAGCGCCGGCGCCCTGTGCTGGCACGTGGGCGGCAACACCGACTCCTTCGGCCCCGAGCTGCGGCCGTGGTCCGACGGGCTCGCGCTGCTGCCCTACTCCTGCGGCGTGCACTACGACTCCGACCCGCAGCGGCGCGCACTGCTGCAGGAGTCGGTGGCCGCCGGCGAGCTGCCCGGCGGGTACGCCGCCGACGAGGGCGTCGGCCTCCATTACGTGGGCACCGAGTTCATCCAGGCGGTGTCCGTCGAGCCGGGCGGCGCCGCCTACCGGCTGGAGCACGACGGGGACGGCGGGGTCAAGGAGTTCAGGATCGAGCCTCGTCTCCTCACACCCTGA
- the sucB gene encoding 2-oxoglutarate dehydrogenase, E2 component, dihydrolipoamide succinyltransferase translates to MPVSVQMPQLGESVTEGTVTRWLKKEGERVEADEPLLEVSTDKVDTEIPSPSAGVLTKIVVAEDETVEVGAELAVIDENAQPGAAAPAPEAAAPAQEPAPQPEPEPEPAPAPAAPVSSIPQPAPAQPTPPPAPAPAPAPAPQAAPPAQPVAEPTPLPSGESPYVTPLVRKLANEHGVDLDAINGTGVGGRIRKQDVLEAAKAQRDKAAAAQAAPAPAAAQPAPAAAAPAPAAQAPAAAAPEPVEVDTTLRGRTEKMSRLRQTIAKRMVESLQTAAQLTTVVEVDVTKIARLRAKAKDDFFRREGVKLTFTPFFAMAAVEALKQHPKLNATINNETNEVTYFDVENLGIAVDTERGLLAAVVKNAGDLNLAGLARKITDVAERTRNNQVTPDELTGGTFTLTNTGSRGALFDTPILNQPQVGMLGTGAVVKRPVVVDTPEGEVIAVRSMVYLALTYDHRLVDGADAARFLTTVKRRLEEGRFEAQLGLA, encoded by the coding sequence ATGCCGGTCTCCGTACAGATGCCCCAGCTCGGCGAGAGCGTGACCGAGGGCACCGTAACCCGTTGGCTGAAGAAGGAGGGCGAGCGCGTCGAGGCTGACGAGCCGCTCCTCGAAGTGTCCACCGACAAGGTCGACACCGAGATCCCGTCGCCGTCCGCGGGCGTGCTCACCAAGATCGTCGTGGCGGAGGATGAGACGGTCGAGGTCGGGGCCGAGCTCGCCGTCATCGACGAGAACGCCCAGCCTGGCGCCGCCGCCCCCGCTCCGGAGGCTGCGGCCCCCGCTCAGGAGCCCGCCCCGCAGCCCGAGCCCGAGCCGGAGCCCGCCCCGGCGCCCGCTGCGCCGGTCTCCTCGATCCCGCAGCCCGCCCCCGCGCAGCCGACGCCGCCGCCCGCCCCGGCGCCCGCGCCTGCGCCCGCTCCCCAGGCCGCTCCCCCGGCGCAGCCGGTCGCCGAGCCGACCCCGCTGCCCTCGGGCGAGAGCCCGTACGTCACGCCGCTCGTGCGCAAGCTCGCCAACGAGCACGGCGTCGATCTCGACGCGATCAACGGCACCGGCGTGGGCGGCCGCATCCGCAAGCAGGACGTGCTCGAGGCGGCCAAGGCCCAGCGCGACAAGGCCGCCGCGGCCCAGGCCGCTCCGGCGCCCGCCGCCGCTCAGCCCGCTCCGGCCGCCGCCGCCCCGGCTCCGGCCGCGCAGGCCCCGGCCGCCGCGGCGCCCGAGCCGGTGGAGGTCGACACCACGCTGCGCGGCCGTACGGAGAAGATGTCGCGGCTGCGGCAGACCATCGCCAAGCGCATGGTCGAGTCGCTGCAGACCGCCGCGCAGCTCACGACGGTCGTCGAGGTGGACGTCACCAAGATCGCGCGGCTGCGGGCGAAGGCGAAGGACGACTTCTTCCGCCGCGAGGGCGTGAAGCTGACCTTCACCCCGTTCTTCGCGATGGCCGCGGTCGAGGCGCTCAAGCAGCACCCGAAGCTCAACGCCACGATCAACAACGAGACCAACGAGGTCACTTACTTCGACGTCGAGAACCTCGGCATCGCGGTGGACACCGAGCGCGGCCTGCTGGCGGCGGTCGTCAAGAACGCCGGCGACCTCAACCTGGCCGGTCTCGCCCGCAAGATCACCGACGTCGCCGAGCGCACCCGCAACAACCAGGTGACGCCCGACGAGCTCACCGGCGGCACGTTCACGCTGACCAACACCGGCAGCCGGGGCGCGCTGTTCGACACGCCGATCCTCAACCAGCCGCAGGTCGGCATGCTGGGCACCGGCGCCGTCGTGAAGCGGCCCGTGGTGGTCGACACGCCTGAGGGCGAGGTCATCGCGGTGCGGTCGATGGTCTACCTGGCGCTGACCTACGACCACCGTCTGGTGGACGGCGCGGACGCGGCGCGCTTCCTGACGACGGTGAAGCGCCGGCTCGAGGAAGGCCGCTTCGAGGCCCAGCTCGGGCTCGCGTAA
- the lipB gene encoding lipoyl(octanoyl) transferase LipB: MRPGARTHGDDPHALAIVRLGVDVPYEQAWSLQRWVHGKRVAGELPDTVLILEHAPVYTAGKRTAPHERPADGTPVIDVDRGGRLTWHGPGQLVAYPIIGGVTDVITYACRLEETMIQVCADFGVTARRVPGRGGVWAIGDASLGLPDRQLGAIGIRVSRGVTMHGFALNCANDPRWFNRIAPCGLPDVGVSSLSAETGRRIVVEEVLPIAEKRLAESLGMESFELHEEDLLRR; the protein is encoded by the coding sequence ATGCGCCCCGGAGCTCGCACCCACGGGGACGATCCCCACGCACTGGCCATCGTCCGTCTCGGCGTCGACGTCCCCTACGAGCAGGCCTGGTCGCTGCAGCGCTGGGTGCACGGCAAGCGCGTGGCCGGCGAGTTGCCGGACACCGTCCTGATCCTCGAGCACGCGCCTGTCTACACCGCGGGCAAGCGCACGGCCCCGCACGAGCGGCCGGCGGACGGCACCCCGGTCATCGACGTCGACCGGGGCGGGCGGCTCACCTGGCACGGTCCCGGGCAGCTCGTCGCCTATCCGATCATCGGCGGCGTCACGGACGTGATCACCTACGCCTGCCGCCTCGAGGAGACGATGATCCAGGTGTGCGCCGACTTCGGCGTCACGGCGCGGCGGGTGCCCGGCAGGGGCGGCGTCTGGGCGATCGGCGATGCGAGTCTGGGTCTGCCGGATCGCCAGCTCGGCGCGATCGGCATCCGGGTCTCGCGCGGGGTCACCATGCACGGCTTCGCTCTCAACTGCGCCAACGACCCTCGCTGGTTCAACCGCATCGCGCCGTGCGGCCTGCCCGACGTGGGCGTCTCCTCGTTGTCGGCGGAGACCGGCCGGCGCATCGTGGTCGAGGAGGTCCTGCCGATCGCGGAGAAGCGGCTGGCCGAGTCCCTCGGCATGGAATCGTTCGAGCTGCACGAAGAGGACCTTCTCCGCCGGTAA
- a CDS encoding CPBP family intramembrane glutamic endopeptidase: MKRPLLIFIVLAFGLSWAAVLPVWLDGRGLGSPLLLGLATLMMFTPTAGVLGVWAVTRTPFKEWARQTGLTLGERKGRTVALVLATWFGVPLLIFLAIGLSAAVGLMSLDLGGLSGLRAALEARGAPVPADLGSVVAIQIALGVLAGPALNAIPALGEEWGWRGWLLPRLVSGNGVLAGLLFSGAVWGVWHAPLTLLGYNYPRLGSWAALFFIGFCVLAGVLFGWLRLRTGSVWPAVVGHGSLNAVAPAVLVLGDAAAPPNEVLVGLTGLVGWVLLAVVCVALLRFFPVRPPQPAAEPEPEPAA; encoded by the coding sequence ATGAAAAGACCCCTGCTCATCTTCATCGTCCTGGCCTTCGGGCTGTCCTGGGCGGCGGTGCTGCCCGTCTGGCTCGACGGCCGCGGGCTCGGCTCGCCGCTGCTGCTCGGGCTGGCCACGCTGATGATGTTCACCCCCACCGCGGGAGTGCTCGGGGTGTGGGCGGTCACGCGCACGCCGTTCAAGGAGTGGGCCAGGCAGACCGGCCTGACGCTCGGCGAGCGGAAGGGACGCACGGTCGCGCTCGTTCTCGCCACGTGGTTCGGCGTCCCGCTGCTGATCTTCCTCGCGATCGGGCTCAGCGCCGCGGTCGGTCTGATGTCGCTGGACCTCGGCGGGCTCAGCGGGCTCCGGGCCGCGCTGGAGGCGCGGGGCGCGCCGGTGCCCGCCGACCTCGGCTCGGTCGTCGCGATCCAGATCGCGCTGGGCGTGCTCGCCGGTCCCGCGCTGAACGCCATCCCGGCGCTGGGGGAGGAGTGGGGCTGGCGCGGCTGGCTGCTGCCTCGCCTCGTCTCCGGGAACGGCGTCCTCGCCGGGCTGCTGTTCTCCGGCGCCGTGTGGGGCGTCTGGCACGCGCCCCTCACGCTGCTCGGCTACAACTACCCGCGGCTCGGGTCGTGGGCCGCGCTGTTCTTCATCGGGTTCTGCGTGCTCGCGGGGGTGCTGTTCGGGTGGTTGCGGCTGCGGACGGGGAGCGTGTGGCCCGCCGTCGTGGGGCACGGCTCGCTGAACGCGGTGGCTCCGGCCGTCCTGGTCCTCGGCGACGCCGCCGCCCCGCCGAACGAGGTCCTGGTCGGACTGACGGGGCTCGTAGGGTGGGTGCTGCT
- a CDS encoding leucyl aminopeptidase: MTTVRLNSADPVSLDTDALIVGFTKSEEGLRPAPGAESLDAAFGGKLAASLGAVAFSGKAGELAKLPTFGAIAAPLLVAVGLGDSYDAEGLRRAAGAAVRSLAGTSRAALALPAGSPEEAEAVALGGLLGAYSFSRYRTNGEQKPPVAELTVLSGQPEALAERAGVLAESVALVRDLVNTPPSDLWPAKFAEIAEEAGDKVGLSVEVLDEKELKDGGYGGLIGVGQGSANPPRLVRLSYSHPEAGKTLAFVGKGITFDSGGLSLKPSNAMDWMKSDMGGAGAVLGALIGIARLGLPVNAVGYLCLAENLPSGTAQRPSDVIHSYSGKTVEVLDTDAEGRLVLMDGIARAAEDNPDVIVDVATLTGAQIVSLGWRISGVMANDDALRELVVEAAGAAGEGAWGMPLPEELRKGLDSPIADIANLHPERWGGMLAAGIFLKEFVPEGVRWAHIDMAGPAFNKGEPYGYTPKGGTGAVTRTLIGLAERHASI, from the coding sequence GTGACCACTGTGCGGCTGAACTCAGCAGATCCCGTCTCCCTGGACACCGACGCCTTGATCGTCGGATTCACGAAGAGCGAGGAAGGTCTCAGACCTGCCCCGGGCGCCGAGTCCTTGGACGCGGCCTTCGGCGGCAAGCTGGCCGCGTCGCTCGGCGCGGTGGCCTTCTCCGGGAAGGCCGGGGAGCTGGCCAAGCTGCCCACGTTCGGCGCCATCGCCGCCCCGCTGCTGGTCGCGGTCGGCCTCGGCGACTCCTACGACGCCGAGGGGCTGCGCCGCGCGGCCGGCGCCGCCGTACGGTCGCTCGCCGGCACGTCGCGCGCCGCGCTCGCCCTGCCCGCCGGCTCCCCCGAGGAGGCCGAGGCGGTCGCGCTCGGCGGCCTGCTCGGCGCCTACTCCTTCTCGCGTTACCGCACGAACGGCGAGCAGAAGCCGCCGGTGGCCGAGCTGACCGTGCTCTCCGGGCAGCCCGAGGCCCTCGCCGAGCGCGCGGGCGTGCTGGCCGAGTCCGTCGCGCTGGTCCGCGACCTGGTCAACACGCCGCCTTCGGACCTGTGGCCGGCCAAGTTCGCCGAGATCGCCGAGGAGGCGGGCGACAAGGTCGGGCTGAGCGTCGAGGTGCTCGACGAGAAGGAGCTCAAGGACGGGGGCTACGGCGGACTCATCGGCGTCGGCCAGGGCTCGGCCAACCCGCCGCGCCTGGTCCGCCTCTCCTACAGCCACCCGGAGGCCGGCAAGACCCTCGCCTTCGTCGGCAAGGGCATCACGTTCGACTCGGGCGGCCTGTCGCTCAAGCCGTCCAACGCGATGGACTGGATGAAGTCGGACATGGGCGGCGCGGGCGCGGTGCTCGGCGCCCTGATCGGCATCGCCAGGCTGGGCCTGCCGGTCAACGCCGTCGGCTACCTGTGCCTGGCGGAAAACCTGCCGAGCGGCACCGCGCAGCGCCCCTCCGACGTCATCCACAGCTACAGCGGCAAGACGGTCGAGGTGCTCGACACCGACGCCGAGGGCCGGCTGGTGCTCATGGACGGCATCGCCCGGGCCGCCGAGGACAACCCCGACGTGATCGTCGACGTGGCCACGCTGACCGGCGCGCAGATCGTCTCGCTGGGCTGGCGCATCTCCGGCGTCATGGCCAACGACGACGCGCTCAGGGAGCTGGTCGTCGAGGCCGCGGGCGCGGCCGGCGAGGGCGCCTGGGGCATGCCGCTGCCGGAGGAGCTGCGCAAGGGTTTGGACTCGCCGATCGCCGACATCGCCAACCTCCATCCCGAGCGGTGGGGCGGCATGCTGGCCGCGGGCATCTTCCTGAAGGAGTTCGTGCCCGAGGGGGTGCGCTGGGCCCACATCGACATGGCCGGGCCCGCCTTCAACAAGGGCGAGCCGTACGGCTACACCCCGAAGGGCGGGACCGGAGCCGTCACCCGTACCCTCATCGGACTGGCCGAGCGGCACGCGAGCATCTGA
- a CDS encoding DUF1648 domain-containing protein has product MNARVAALAWGLLVLVAQALLPLTVRDRLPDPLATHWGPGPDGSMSFTAYVAMVVLVWAVPWLGVLAAQRALAHRPGRMLWWGVLFGMGVLALGMNATTLLANLDAPDWGAARLPGWAVLAVISASGAAAVAAGYLRRGAPDEPVPVAVRPPLLRLRAGQRTVWVSRVGNPWLTLITAVGAAALAVLAALWLMGVVPGGSAMPIVVGLAIVLVTGVLTSSVSVRAGDDRVVVQFGLLGRPVLRIPLSKIASAWAEERQPGQVGGWGIRGLPGSATIMLRGGECLVLGYRTGGRLAISIDDAARGASLINALIAERVDS; this is encoded by the coding sequence ATGAACGCCCGAGTAGCCGCCCTCGCGTGGGGCCTGCTCGTCCTCGTCGCCCAGGCGCTGCTGCCCCTGACCGTGCGGGACCGGTTGCCCGATCCGCTGGCCACGCACTGGGGGCCGGGACCCGACGGCTCGATGTCGTTCACCGCGTACGTGGCGATGGTGGTGCTGGTCTGGGCGGTGCCGTGGCTCGGCGTGCTCGCGGCGCAGCGGGCCCTGGCTCACCGGCCGGGCCGGATGCTCTGGTGGGGCGTGCTGTTCGGCATGGGGGTGCTCGCGCTCGGCATGAACGCCACCACTTTGCTGGCCAACCTGGACGCGCCCGACTGGGGAGCGGCGCGGCTGCCCGGCTGGGCCGTCCTCGCGGTCATCAGCGCTTCGGGAGCCGCCGCCGTCGCGGCGGGTTACCTGCGCAGGGGAGCGCCCGACGAGCCGGTGCCCGTCGCCGTGCGTCCGCCGCTCCTGCGGCTCAGGGCCGGCCAGCGGACCGTCTGGGTCAGCCGCGTCGGCAACCCGTGGCTGACCCTGATCACTGCCGTGGGGGCGGCTGCCCTCGCCGTGCTGGCCGCGCTCTGGCTCATGGGTGTCGTGCCGGGCGGGTCGGCAATGCCGATCGTGGTCGGGCTCGCCATCGTGCTGGTGACCGGGGTTCTGACCTCGTCGGTCTCCGTACGGGCCGGGGACGACCGGGTCGTCGTGCAGTTCGGGCTGCTGGGCCGGCCGGTGCTCAGAATCCCGCTCTCCAAGATCGCATCGGCCTGGGCGGAGGAGCGCCAACCGGGCCAAGTCGGCGGATGGGGCATCCGCGGCCTGCCCGGAAGTGCCACCATCATGCTGCGCGGCGGCGAATGCCTGGTGCTCGGCTACCGGACGGGAGGGCGACTGGCGATCAGCATCGACGACGCCGCGCGCGGCGCCTCCCTCATCAACGCCCTCATCGCGGAACGGGTGGACTCATGA
- the lipA gene encoding lipoyl synthase, with translation MTVAPEGRKLLRLEVRNAETPIERKPPWIKTKLKTGPEYTELKSLVRREGLHTVCEEAGCPNIYECWEDREATFLIGGDQCTRRCDFCQIDTGKPKEYDRDEPRRVAESVEQMGLKYATVTGVARDDLPDGGAWLYAETARQIHALLPGCGVELLVPDFNGNRDQLEEVFSSKPEVFAHNVETVPRIFKRIRPAFRYDRSLSVITMAREAGLVTKSNLILGMGETREEVVEAMRDLHAAGTDLLTITQYLRPTPRHHPVERWVKPEEFVELQAEAEAIGFAGVLSGPLVRSSYRAGKLYKQAIEARQTA, from the coding sequence GTGACCGTTGCTCCTGAAGGCCGCAAGCTCCTCCGCCTGGAGGTGCGCAACGCCGAAACCCCTATCGAGCGCAAGCCCCCGTGGATCAAGACCAAGCTCAAGACGGGCCCCGAATACACCGAGCTGAAATCGCTCGTGCGCCGCGAGGGCCTGCACACGGTCTGTGAAGAGGCGGGCTGTCCCAATATCTACGAGTGCTGGGAAGACCGCGAGGCGACCTTCCTCATCGGCGGTGACCAGTGCACGCGCCGCTGCGACTTCTGCCAGATCGACACGGGCAAGCCGAAGGAGTATGACCGCGACGAGCCGCGCCGGGTCGCCGAGTCCGTCGAGCAGATGGGCCTGAAGTACGCGACCGTGACCGGCGTCGCCCGCGACGACCTGCCCGACGGCGGGGCCTGGCTCTACGCGGAGACCGCCCGCCAGATCCACGCCCTGCTGCCCGGCTGCGGCGTCGAGCTGCTGGTGCCCGACTTCAACGGCAACCGTGACCAGCTGGAGGAGGTCTTCTCCAGCAAGCCGGAGGTGTTCGCGCACAACGTGGAGACGGTGCCGCGGATCTTCAAGCGCATCCGTCCCGCGTTCCGCTACGACCGCTCGCTCAGCGTGATCACGATGGCCCGCGAGGCCGGGCTGGTCACCAAGTCCAACCTGATCCTGGGCATGGGCGAGACCCGCGAGGAGGTCGTCGAGGCCATGCGCGACCTGCACGCGGCCGGCACCGACCTGCTGACGATCACGCAATACCTGCGGCCGACGCCCCGCCACCACCCGGTGGAGCGGTGGGTGAAGCCGGAGGAGTTCGTCGAGTTGCAGGCCGAGGCCGAGGCGATCGGGTTCGCCGGCGTCCTGTCCGGGCCGCTGGTCCGCTCCTCCTACCGGGCGGGCAAGCTCTACAAGCAGGCCATCGAGGCTCGCCAGACCGCTTGA